In the genome of Octopus bimaculoides isolate UCB-OBI-ISO-001 chromosome 24, ASM119413v2, whole genome shotgun sequence, the window CTAAATAACCAATGTCATCTGCTTTAATCTATGAGCTCTCTTTTAGAAACAGAATAGAGAAGACAGCAGAAATCATTGCTTTCGCTTCGCTTGAAATAAATCTTGTATGGATTAAAGATTAATAAGGAATAACCATTTGTTCAGCCACACCTTAACCCCAAAGATCAGATTTAGTCAACAGGGCAGTGAAGTTGGTTACTTTCTACAATTTAGAGTCATGACTCTCCTGTAAACATTGAGGATTTTCGTTTCAGAAATGGTGAGAGACACTGGAACCAGAAGATCCAGTTCACATtatattaactttatatattagcaacagaggcagtttTATATCTTTAACAAGCTTACTTGTTAATTGCTTTggcactgttattctatatattgttgGTGAGGAGGTGAATTGTTACTATCTCTAGTGATCAAGTGCCCATCATtaacaagaccaaggaaggttgaaataATGTGATCTGCTGGTCTTGGTGCTGGAGGTGGCAGGGGTTTAGCTCCCCATTAATGATATAATCaaaagtgcattttgcaccaaagcCAACACGAGTGTTTCTCTCATGGCAACTATTGCAGTAtggtttgttctaacagaacatccacattttaagtggggataaatatatatatactaacttttTACTTTCTCTGATCCATAAAATACAAAGTAGTAACTTATAGGGATGAACGGATAAAATATCTACCACACTTAGAGGAGGATAATAACGTTGaaagaggtgttggtggtggcagtggcagtaatGTTGGTGGCAAGGATAGTCCTaggtttattgttgtttagtacaAGGTCAACTCTGACTGAGCAGAGCTATaaacaaagacattccaaccataaccatttCCTTTCTGTGTATATCAGAAACTATACTccaatgtatttctttatatgctTGCTCagtatactagaaatagcagacaaatcttccTTATATTACATCCTTGTACTGTTGgaaagtatgatgatgatgatgaggaatctGTTTTGCCTTTATATCCCCATTCTTTTGGTTAAAGTATCACAATAATGAAAATGTGTGGTTTGTAGAGGTTTTCATTAATGGATATGTATATCTTAACAGATAATTATCTAATCATCACATCtgcatagaataaaaaaaaaaagtgttttattgGACGAAGTTCAAAACCAGTTGTTGGAAGAGGAATGTTAAGGTAATTGAGTTTCACACACCATTATATTACAGctgtattgtattattattaatatttacactTCGCTATATTAATGCttcattatataattaatattggtttcaaattttggcacaaagcctgcaatttcaggggaagggctaaattaattacatcagccccagtgcttgactggcacttattttatcgaccccaaaaggatggaagggaaagtcaacctcggcggaatttgaactcagaacgtaacggcagacgaaataccgctaagaattttgcccggtgtgctaacgtttctgccagcttaccgtcttatacaaacaattctgccagcttgtcatatttaattatatatattattaacccTTTGAGCCCTGACCTCCTGGACTTTGTTTTACCATATACCTGGCACTCCACGGTATAGAGAAAAGTAAGCCATCCACTGGTAAACCGGTGTTACAGGCCCAAAGGATTAATATTACTGccttataaggtggtgagctagcagaattgtgaccacactggacaaaatgctaagtggtatttcttctggcttcttatgttctgaattcaaattctatttaggctgactttgcctttcatcttttcaaagtcaataaaataggtaccagcagAGTAATGAAATTGATGTAACTGatttgacccccccccctccctgaaattactggccttgtgccaaaaaatttgaaaccaatataaaatattattaatataaaatataatgatgattGATCTACAAACTGTCAAAGTGTCTACAGAAGATTGATatgtctcttttctctttcattcaggTGTTGCAATAACAAACAGTATTTTTACATTGATGGTGATGTCTGTGGATCGCTACCTCTCTTTACAATACGCACACAGCACTCAACGAACCACAAGTCCTCAACAAGCCATTGTCATTATCATAACAATTTGGGTGCTGGCTGCTTTGATCATGGGACCATTACTGTTCATTCGTGAGATCGATGTCCTTGTTCTGCCTACATTAGAACCCATGACATTTTGTATTGAGAACTGGCCTCAAAACACTGACCGTGAAGCTTATGccatctttttattctttgtagTTTACATCATTCCATCAACCACACTGTTTTTGTGTTATATTCGAGTATTTAAATATGTCTGCAAGCAGGAAATGCAACGCGAGAACTCAGACTGTAGCACAAAACGTCTGATTAGTCGCAGGAAAGCTGCTAGGATGCTCATCATTCTGGTGCTGATATTTATGGTGTGCTGGTTACCTTACAACATTGTTTCACTAATAAGTGATATTTGGGGCAGTGCGTGGAATCAATTGGATTTACTGCGTTACGCACTGTGGCTAGGACATTCTCACAGTGCCATCAACCCCGTTATGTATTGGCTTCTTAACAAAAGGTTCCGCCAGCAAGTTCGCAGAATGTTCCGGAAAACGAAAAACTGTGGCAGTTCACACACTTGTCATGGATTTATCAGTCTACCAACCCCTAAATATGTGTAGGATCCATACTGTACTGTGAATGATAAAGTTGAGAGGGATGAGAACAACCACAAGGGATAGTGAGACATAGTATGCAAGGTGAGAGACAGTGTACaggtatagatgtgtatgtgtatgtgtgtgtagatgtttataAGAAACGGTTTGAATTTCTATTTCcagaccaaataataataatgatcataatcatGATAAGTATTTGTTACaatgaaaaaatttttaataattaaaaccaccctaacaaaaaaaaaaaaaaaaaaaaaaaaaaNNNNNNNNNNacatcaaaaaaaaaaaaattgaagaacacAAAAGATTTAagaatttactgacagaagttgCTAATTGAAtgccatttttttccttttttttattattaatgaggGAATAAAAACTGACTATATGGGAGAAGGAAAAGTGGAAGTTGTGATGTTTGTGCCTTCTTTCACATGGAACAAGAGTGAAATGGTACCAGCTGGAAATTCAAACCATGTCAGGAATTTGGTTGAATCAGGAAATTTATTTCTGCACCATTTACCATTCACTGGAATTGGTAAtttattccacacacacatacatacacacacacatatacatttaatgtgttattaaatataaaattaatttattacagaaaaaaatattcatttttattgttatagtcaaaatttatttatttatttattattgcagataaaattaaattattcgATGAAATcatgattattaatttattattacagacaaaatgaatttttaacagaaatataaagtttaatGTGATGGTGGGAAGACAAGGCTGAcatttttttggggtttttttttcactctaataaataaaaatgaattattgttaATAAACTTACATGTTTAATTCTCCATGTTTAACATTTTATAACTATTTGtaaactattttctgtttttttctttgatttaattttttttatataaaaatttatggtACTTGAAAGGTTGAACAAAAATTTATTGTAATGTTTTGAAGAGGAAGTTccgaaaaataatgttttaaagttaaacatttcaaaaacaaaaaaaaaatgaaaactattgtTTACTTTGATTTCTTTCTGGAAGTTGTGGTAGTaggagatccaggaagacctgggacgaTGTATTGAGGTCCGATCTCAAAATGttgaaccttacaaaggagatgacagaaaACCAAGTCATGTGGCacattgttgtactcaagaagacccgcccaccacaacagaactgagatcctaaaaccaaggtgccatgtaaaaagcattcatgtgggtgctggtgccttgtaaaagGTACTGATGAtagcaccatgtaaaaagtaccctgtacattctgtggagtggttggcattaggaagggcatccaaccatagaaaccaagccaaaacagactatggaacctggtgcagcccttgatcttaccagttcctgtcaagccatccaacccatgccagcatgggaaatggatgttaaatgatgatgatgatgatgatgatgatgtgtttagcAAAATTATGATTTTAAGATACTCACTCATTAACAGAGAATTTCTAAGAccttaaattattaataatacataACACTCCAAGGTACCACTTGTGATCTTCTGGAGAACAGCTAACTGCCATTtgtctcggtcctttgtcatctcctgtGTAGGGCTCAAGATCTTGAGAATCAGCCTTCACTACTTTCtgccatgtcttcttgggtctccttcttccacaagttccatccacattTAGTGATCAGCACCTCGTTATGCAGATACCCTtattcatacacattacatgaccaaaccagctcattcatttctcttgcacaccacatctgatgccttttatgcccaatttttctctcaacacatttacacTCTGCtgtacatgtacactgacattgcacatctagcaGACTatgctagcttcattcctctctagttttcacatgtcctctgcattcggGGATCATTTCAcattaccatgtagcattgcataCAAAGGCAttatacaatctgcttttcattaGGCCTTTTGTTATCAACAGAGATAAAAGttttctgaactttctccatccaaTTTGTATtttagcaactatactttcagagcatcctttTCCATTGCTAATTAGGCTACCtaaataacagaaactatctattaCCTCTAGGAAACTTCCTGAGAGTTCAAGGAAATCTATTTTCTGCATGTTTCAGCGTTTATTGCTTCTACATATCTTTCACATACTaagtctactttctctgttaacacCTGTGTGATTCCACTGCAACTTTTGCATGTCCATATTTTGCACTGGGTACACTtcatggaatttctaccaacaccttttctacatactgagcagtgCCATTTTCCCAAAGAGATTAGTAGCTGGTCCATTTTCCTACTTGCTAAAACTTTGATCTTTGCTAAGTTAGCTTTAAGGTCCTTTGATTCCAGTTTTTGCTTCAACAcctagaatttcttttctaattctatgaCAGATTCTGCTATGGGAACAAGGTCAACAGCATATAGTAGTTTCCATTGGCAGCCAGTCTTAAATCCCTTTGTTATAGCCCAAAGGACTATAATGAGTAGGAGAGGACTGAGAGCTGCACCTTAGTGAAgtcctacctgtacactaaatttgtCATTGTATTCATTGCTATCATCCACCTTACTGATAGCACCCCTGTTCATGGCATGGGCAGCTCTCATCAGCCATTCATATACACCTAGCTTCTGCAATAACTACCAGATCAGGAAGTGAGGGACcctgttgaaagctttctccaggtcaacaaatgcAAAGTATAATGGCTTACTTTTAGCTAATTACTTCTGTAGTTGACtaactaggaagatggcatctgtagTACTTCTCTCTGGcataaaaccaaactgcatttcatctagtctaactctcttcctaattagcaGAGCTATAAATCTTTCTATAACATTCATGGCTGCTCCAGCCATTTGATGtctctgtaattacttctctcTAAGGTatctcctttacccttgtagcagttaattataatgttactacaccagtcattgaaaATAACACTTTTCTGTACAACCTAATTAATTATATAGCTAGCTATGCCTTTTCCTActttgccagatattttgagtatCTCAGTagtaattcctgatggaccaAGAACTTTCCCTTCCctgccttcatatccttaattgctgtgtgtgtgtgtgggggggggggggggttattagTCCCACCAAAAAGTTTAGCAACAGTAAGAACATTTTCTTTAATCAGAGGAAAAGCAATTTATTGTATTAAAATGAATCTCTCAAGCAAAAAAttagcaataaataataaatggacAATTATTCCAACTGGTTAACTCTGCACACATAACCATACTTCTAACACCATCAGATTTTCAGTAAATGGAATAACAAATGAGGTCATCATAAAGAGACATCtgtatattataatgataaatatttgtaCAACATTTGTACCATTCTCTGATGCTCTGTGATTTGTATCTTCTGACGGGCTGAAGCAAGATAACCAATAATCACAAATCACAAAAAACTGGAGGTTTTACATCAGGGTGTCCCTCTCCTACAAAGATGCCGTGACAATTGCTTGGGGGTCCCTCACTTCCAGTGGTTTTCCTATTTtactacatgtttgtgtgtctgtgtttgtcccctagcattgcttgacaaccaatactggtgtgtttatgtctccgtcacttagcagttcggcataagagaccaataggataagtactaggcttacaaagaataagtcccagggtcgatttgcttgactaaaggcggtgctccagcatggccgcagtcaaatgactaaaacaagtaaaagagtaatagcaTATTTAATTTGTGGAGCATTAgaaaaaataatgtgaaaaataacaagaaataaattaataaaatgtgagagaaaaaatAGACTTTATGATGactaatatttttctcattttcctggaaagtatgggagacaactttAGATATCTTTCAGTCTTGTTTCCTTCTCAGTAAACCaaagcatttatatttatttagtgagTCATATATCCCTAGTTGAGCATTTGCTTAAATAGGGAGGTATgatttactaaataaatataaaagacagaGTATTTATTGacatagaaaaacagagagaTTAAATAATGTAGAAATGCCATCcaaaagaaaaccaataataataatatttgtgttAATGCAGGAAGTTGAAAAGAACTAACCAAATTTGAGGAATTACACAGGATATTTTCATTTGACCCTAAAGTGGTCTGCAAAAAAATCTATGTATCATTACATGCGTCAATTGATTAGACATAtcacatctatccatctatcaccTCCctttttgttacacacacacaaacacatgttaaTGGTAAAGAACAGAACATGTACTCACCACCGGAAGAAGGGTCTAAATAATTCAATTCAATCAGCTGAAGCTAAACTGACCGAAACTATAGCTGGTGTGGTTTCAGTTGAgtgaatttaattatttatgcgtatttgtgtgtgtaagacagagagagagagagagagagagagataagaccatcacatatgatgatgatgatcatcatcatttctcaACATATGGTTCTCTATACTAACATGGTTTAGACATGTCTCCCAAAGTCTTACTCCTTGCTCCTGTGACATTTCTATTATAATCTGGTTTGCTCACTGACAGAGCATCTACCTTATTGTGTTTG includes:
- the LOC106882226 gene encoding QRFP-like peptide receptor, yielding MDQFSEFIAYKKLLQRKNFSLWMQSAAYNFTGAHNILQEFTETFYLFNNFQDFVLVMLYIPIFATALSGNILIIMSVLKDVSWCKARNFFLFNLSVADLCVTLICMPMAVGMLIYRLWIYGEFLCKVTAFMQGVAITNSIFTLMVMSVDRYLSLQYAHSTQRTTSPQQAIVIIITIWVLAALIMGPLLFIREIDVLVLPTLEPMTFCIENWPQNTDREAYAIFLFFVVYIIPSTTLFLCYIRVFKYVCKQEMQRENSDCSTKRLISRRKAARMLIILVLIFMVCWLPYNIVSLISDIWGSAWNQLDLLRYALWLGHSHSAINPVMYWLLNKRFRQQVRRMFRKTKNCGSSHTCHGFISLPTPKYV